The Clupea harengus chromosome 6, Ch_v2.0.2, whole genome shotgun sequence genome contains a region encoding:
- the tshz3b gene encoding teashirt homolog 3b, which produces MPRRKQQAPRRASAYVPDDLKEAALLDEDVDGEDSAIEEEPGVNYGCQDKDFLLKDSPVADFSSHEMDSESHLSESSDRMSDFESSSIKNEDDGLAKEPLTTMSSTSTMMMATAAAAVTLGAEEATVSGPNSLEQMKAIYNSFLTSSYWSSLNLNLTATQQQPPAAEKPVRSHSSSSSSSSSSSCGSNGYDWHQSAVAKTLQQVSQNQNRLIHPAAEPNLFSTVQLYRQSTKLYGSIFTGASKFRCKDCSAAYDTLVGLTVHMNETGHYRDDNHETDSEGTKRWSKPRKRSLLEMEGKEDAQKVLKCMYCGHSFESLQDLSVHMIKTKHYQKVPLKEPVTPVAAKIISSARKRAPIELDLPSSPDSNGGTPKPHVTDSNDLMQKGCNPYITPNNRYGHQNGASYAWQFESRKSQILKCMECGSSHDTLQELTAHMMVTGHFIKVTNSAIKKGKPIMDSPPTPVPNIVSSGEEKVQSVPLAATTFSPPPPPPPPPASISPVLAMEIKKEEKEEECTKETTSSSNSREKKNGEDEVDEKFDVNSKYSYLTEEDLEESPKGGFDILKSLENTVTSAINKAQNGAPSWGGYPSIHAAYQLPNMMKLSLGNSGKSSPLKYMFSGNDIMSTMKNQPLISPPCSQTSPLPKNNFHAMEELVKKVTEKVAKVEEKMREPAARVSPLRRTTPSPCSSEAGDSAKGDSPKERRGAKTPESTGAGANHKETNGEAHSKEPMENGTDHTGKSPVSSLCSSTAIITEHPPEQPFVNPLSALQSVMNVHLGKAAKPALPSLDPMSMLFKMSNSLAEKAAVAASTPAQTKKSNEHLDRYFYHVNNDQPIDLTKGKSDKSSSLGSAALSSTTSTPSSISPSSTVTMTKASSAVASFMSNSPLRENALSDISDMLRNLTEGHTSKSSTPTSLSERSDIEGATPDETEEISPIQKRKGRQSNWNPQHLLILQAQFASSLRQTGDGKFIMSDLSPQERMHISRFTGLSMTTISHWLANVKYQLRRTGGTKFLKNLDSGHPVFFCSDCASQIRSPSAYVSHLESHLGFRLRDLAKLTGEQFASHISHHTKGLSEKLLSAQAHALTQSLSNPLVHSPAQSPEDDSGGTTYQCKLCNRTFASKHAVKLHLSKTHGKSPEDHLLYVTELDKQ; this is translated from the coding sequence CATATGTTCCTGATGATCTGAAGGAGGCTGCCCTTCTTGATGAAGACGTGGATGGAGAGGACTCCGCCATTGAGGAGGAGCCTGGTGTCAATTATGGGTGCCAGGACAAGGACTTCCTCCTTAAAGACTCCCCCGTCGCTGACTTTTCCAGCCATGAAATGGACAGTGAGTCACACCTTAGTGAGTCGAGCGATCGCATGTCCGACTTTGAGAGCTCCTCGATCAAAAACGAGGACGACGGCTTGGCCAAGGAGCCCCTCACCACCATGTCATCGACCTCCACCATGATgatggcaacagcagcagctgctgtcACCCTCGGTGCAGAGGAGGCCACAGTGTCTGGCCCAAACAGCCTGGAGCAGATGAAGGCTATCTACAACAGCTTCCTCACCAGCTCCTACTGGTCCTCCCTGAACCTGAacctcacagccacacagcagcagcctccAGCAGCAGAAAAGCCTGTTcgcagccacagcagcagcagcagcagtagtagcagcagcagctgtgggaGTAATGGATATGACTGGCACCAGTCGGCAGTGGCAAAGACCCTACAGCAGGTCTCCCAGAACCAGAACCGCCTAATACACCCGGCCGCCGAGCCGAACCTCTTCAGCACCGTGCAGCTCTACCGTCAGAGCACCAAGCTCTATGGCTCCATCTTCACAGGTGCCAGCAAGTTCCGCTGTAAGGACTGCAGCGCTGCATACGACACACTGGTCGGGCTCACAGTACACATGAATGAGACTGGCCACTACCGCGACGATAACCACGAAACAGATAGTGAGGGGACCAAACGCTGGTCCAAACCCCGCAAGCGCTCGCTCTTAGAGATGGAAGGCAAGGAAGACGCCCAGAAAGTTCTAAAGTGCATGTACTGTGGTCACTCTTTCGAGTCCCTCCAAGACTTGAGTGTCCACATGATCAAGACTAAACACTACCAGAAAGTGCCTCTCAAAGAGCCTGTGACCCCAGTGGCTGCCAAGATTATTTCCTCAGCTCGCAAGAGAGCCCCGATTGAGCTGGACCTTCCTAGCTCTCCAGATTCCAATGGAGGAACCCCCAAGCCCCATGTGACAGACTCCAACGATCTAATGCAGAAGGGCTGCAATCCTTACATCACACCCAATAACCGTTATGGGCACCAGAATGGCGCCAGTTACGCATGGCAGTTTGAGTCCAGGAAATCCCAGATCCTGAAATGCATGGAGTGCGGAAGCTCCCATGACACGCTGCAGGAGCTGACAGCCCACATGATGGTGACTGGACACTTCATTAAGGTCACCAACTCGGCCATCAAGAAGGGCAAACCCATCATGGACTCTCCCCCCACTCCTGTACCTAATATCGTGTCCTCTGGAGAGGAGAAGGTGCAGTCTGTGCCACTGGCTGCCACCACATtctccccacctccaccaccgccacctcctccagccAGCATCTCCCCAGTATTGGCCATGGAGATcaaaaaggaggagaaagaggaggagtgcACCAAGGAAACCACTAGCAGCTCaaacagcagagagaagaagaatggTGAGGATGAAGTAGACGAGAAGTTTGATGTCAACTCTAAATATTCATACTTGACCGAGGAGGACCTGGAGGAAAGCCCCAAGGGAGGGTTTGACATCCTCAAGTCACTGGAGAACACTGTGACATCTGCCATCAACAAAGCACAGAATGGCGCCCCAAGCTGGGGAGGATACCCTAGTATTCACGCTGCCTATCAACTGCCCAATATGATGAAGCTCTCCCTGGGCAACTCTGGCAAGAGCTCACCTCTGAAGTACATGTTCTCTGGAAATGATATCATGTCCACAATGAAAAACCAACCTCTGATCTCTCCTCCATGCAGCCAAACCTCGCCCCTCCCCAAGAACAATTTCCATGCCATGGAGGAGCTAGTAAAGAAAGTCACTGAGAAGGTGGCCAAGGTGGAGGAGAAAATGAGGGAACCTGCGGCGAGAGTGTCACCCCTCAGAAGAACCACCCCTTCACCCTGCAGCAGTGAAGCTGGAGACTCAGCCAAGGGGGACTCCCCCAAAGAAAGGCGAGGAGCCAAAACCCCCGAGAGCACTGGAGCAGGAGCCAATCACAAGGAGACAAACGGTGAGGCCCACAGCAAAGAGCCCATGGAGAATGGAACTGACCACACGGGGAAAAGTCCTGTCTCTTCATTGTGCAGCAGCACAGCTATCATTACAGAGCATCCTCCAGAGCAACCATTTGTCAACCCGCTAAGTGCGCTTCAGTCCGTCATGAATGTCCATCTTGGCAAAGCAGCCAAACCAGCCCTGCCCTCCCTGGACCCTATGAGCATGCTTTTTAAAATGAGCAACAGCTTGGCCGAGAAGGCAGCTGTGGCAGCCTCCACCCCGGCACAGACCAAAAAATCCAACGAGCACTTGGACCGCTACTTCTACCACGTGAATAATGACCAGCCTATCGATCTGACCAAAGGCAAGAGTGACAAGAGCAGCTCCTTGGGATCCGCAGCCCTGTCGTctaccacctccacaccctcatcaatctctccttcctccactgTGACAATGACCAAGGCGTCTTCGGCTGTGGCCTCTTTTATGTCCAACTCCCCACTGCGTGAGAACGCCCTGTCTGACATCTCCGACATGCTTCGCAACCTGACGGAGGGACACACTTCCAAGTCGTCCACCCCCACCAGCCTGTCAGAGCGCTCTGATATTGAGGGAGCAACCCCAGATGAGACTGAGGAGATTTCCCCAATCCAGAAACGCAAGGGCAGGCAATCCAACTGGAACCCCCAGCACCTGCTCATCCTGCAGGCCCAGTTTGCCTCCAGCCTCCGGCAAACGGGTGACGGCAAGTTCATCATGTCGGACCTCAGCCCCCAAGAGCGCATGCACATCTCCCGTTTCACTGGGCTCTCCATGACGACCATCAGCCACTGGCTTGCCAATGTCAAATACCAGCTCCGGAGGACCGGCGGCACCAAGTTCTTGAAGAACCTGGACTCGGGGCACCCCGTGTTCTTCTGCAGCGACTGTGCCTCGCAGATCCGCTCTCCGTCCGCGTACGTCAGCCATCTTGAGTCGCACCTGGGCTTCAGGCTCAGGGACCTGGCCAAACTCACCGGTGAACAGTTTGCTAGCCACATCTCGCACCACACCAAGGGTCTCTCTGAAAAACTGTTGTCGGCCCAGGCCCACGCCCTCACACAATCCCTCTCCAATCCCCTCGTGCACTCCCCCGCCCAATCCCCTGAGGACGATTCCGGTGGTACCACATACCAGTGCAAACTGTGCAATCGGACTTTTGCCAGCAAGCACGCAGTAAAGCTCCACCTGAGTAAGACCCATGGGAAATCTCCAGAGGACCACCTTCTGTATGTGACTGAACTGGATAAGCAGTAG